In one Pelecanus crispus isolate bPelCri1 chromosome 12, bPelCri1.pri, whole genome shotgun sequence genomic region, the following are encoded:
- the RABGEF1 gene encoding rab5 GDP/GTP exchange factor isoform X6: MPSFLVWDLSIEEQSECAQDFYQNVAEKLQTRWKVPPEKVDKAMDQIEKYIMTRQYKYVFCPETTDDEKKDLTVQKRIRALHWVTPQMLCVPVNEEIPEVSDMVVKAITDIIEMDSKRVPRDKLACITKCSKHIFNAIKITKNEPASADDFLPTLIYIVLKGNPPRLQSNIQYITRFCNPSRLMTGEDGYYFTNLCCAVAFIEKLDAQSLNLSQEDFDRFMTGQTSPKKQESDGFSPDVCLGVKQMYKNLDLLSQLNERQERIVNEAKKLEKDLIDWTDGITKEVQDIVEKYPLEIKPKNQALAAIDSENVENDKLPPPLQPQVYAG; the protein is encoded by the exons GACTTAAGTATTGAGGAGCAATCTGAATGTGCCCAGGACTTCTATCAAAATGTAGCAGAGAAATTACAGACACGTTGGAAAG TGCCCCCTGAAAAAGTTGACAAAGCAATGGATCAGattgaaaaatacattatgaCTCGACAGTATAAGTATGTCTTTTGCCCTGAAACAACTGATGATGAGAAGAAAGATCTTACTGTCCAAAAGAGAATCAG GGCTTTGCACTGGGTAACTCCACAAATGCTGTGTGTTCCTGTCAATGAAGAAATTCCAGAAGTTTCTGATATGGTTGTAAAAGCAATTACAG ATATTATCGAAATGGATTCAAAGCGTGTCCCTCGAGACAAATTAGCATGCATCACCAAGTGCAGCAAGCATATATTTAATGCTattaaaatcacaaaaaatGAACCAGCTTCTGCTGATGACTTTCTCCCAACGCTTATATACATTGTTTTGAAGGGAAACCCACCCCGCCTGCAGTCTAACATCCAGTATATAACACGCTTCTGTAATCCAAGCAGGCTAATGACAGGAGAAGACGGCTACTATTTTACCAACCTG TGCTGTGCTGTGGCCTTCATTGAAAAACTGGATGCTCAGTCTTTAAATCTAAGCCAAGAAGATTTTGATCGGTTTATGACTGGTCAGACATCCCCGAAGAAGCAAGAATCTGATGGTTTTTCACCTGATGTGTGCCTGGGTGTTAAGCAAATGTATAAAAACCTAGACCTACTATCTCAGTTGAATGAGAGACAGGAAAGAATTGTCAATGAAGCCAAGAAGCTTGAGAAAGACCTAATAGATTGGACTGATGGAATTACAAAGGAAGTCCAAGATATTGTTGAGAAATATCcattagaaataaaaccaaaaaatcaagCCTTAGCAGCTATTGACTCTGAAAATGTGGAGAATGACAAGCTGCCCCCACCACTGCAGCCTCAGGTGTATGCAGGATAA
- the RABGEF1 gene encoding rab5 GDP/GTP exchange factor isoform X7 → MNHKRDLSIEEQSECAQDFYQNVAEKLQTRWKVPPEKVDKAMDQIEKYIMTRQYKYVFCPETTDDEKKDLTVQKRIRALHWVTPQMLCVPVNEEIPEVSDMVVKAITDIIEMDSKRVPRDKLACITKCSKHIFNAIKITKNEPASADDFLPTLIYIVLKGNPPRLQSNIQYITRFCNPSRLMTGEDGYYFTNLCCAVAFIEKLDAQSLNLSQEDFDRFMTGQTSPKKQESDGFSPDVCLGVKQMYKNLDLLSQLNERQERIVNEAKKLEKDLIDWTDGITKEVQDIVEKYPLEIKPKNQALAAIDSENVENDKLPPPLQPQVYAG, encoded by the exons GACTTAAGTATTGAGGAGCAATCTGAATGTGCCCAGGACTTCTATCAAAATGTAGCAGAGAAATTACAGACACGTTGGAAAG TGCCCCCTGAAAAAGTTGACAAAGCAATGGATCAGattgaaaaatacattatgaCTCGACAGTATAAGTATGTCTTTTGCCCTGAAACAACTGATGATGAGAAGAAAGATCTTACTGTCCAAAAGAGAATCAG GGCTTTGCACTGGGTAACTCCACAAATGCTGTGTGTTCCTGTCAATGAAGAAATTCCAGAAGTTTCTGATATGGTTGTAAAAGCAATTACAG ATATTATCGAAATGGATTCAAAGCGTGTCCCTCGAGACAAATTAGCATGCATCACCAAGTGCAGCAAGCATATATTTAATGCTattaaaatcacaaaaaatGAACCAGCTTCTGCTGATGACTTTCTCCCAACGCTTATATACATTGTTTTGAAGGGAAACCCACCCCGCCTGCAGTCTAACATCCAGTATATAACACGCTTCTGTAATCCAAGCAGGCTAATGACAGGAGAAGACGGCTACTATTTTACCAACCTG TGCTGTGCTGTGGCCTTCATTGAAAAACTGGATGCTCAGTCTTTAAATCTAAGCCAAGAAGATTTTGATCGGTTTATGACTGGTCAGACATCCCCGAAGAAGCAAGAATCTGATGGTTTTTCACCTGATGTGTGCCTGGGTGTTAAGCAAATGTATAAAAACCTAGACCTACTATCTCAGTTGAATGAGAGACAGGAAAGAATTGTCAATGAAGCCAAGAAGCTTGAGAAAGACCTAATAGATTGGACTGATGGAATTACAAAGGAAGTCCAAGATATTGTTGAGAAATATCcattagaaataaaaccaaaaaatcaagCCTTAGCAGCTATTGACTCTGAAAATGTGGAGAATGACAAGCTGCCCCCACCACTGCAGCCTCAGGTGTATGCAGGATAA